A window from Zingiber officinale cultivar Zhangliang chromosome 7A, Zo_v1.1, whole genome shotgun sequence encodes these proteins:
- the LOC122001559 gene encoding uncharacterized serine-rich protein C215.13-like isoform X1 has translation MTIAYEEGDSSSSSNSIIFNNLSTQPNVSYSKAGQGIRDGTSSERIHITQILTTSASSLVIGGTADGPHTTLNDSLYNVKHQQKLPTSSSTTSKTSENYSKADQKHSVSRHSVVKNNCVNANYSSSSSSSFTLSGDLSSSDTTDMTVSSVSLRRQPTQVPLTTPSGSKVGFDEIINMSATEASDALVKAMEFAQARLKIAKNSLEKRHQNPQKNKKLGQ, from the exons ATGACAATTGCATATGAAGAAGGCGACTCATCGTCATCATCGAACTCCATCATTTTCAATAACCTCTCTACACAACCCAATGTGTCATATAGTAAGGCTGGACAAGGAATTAGAGACGGCACTTCAAGTGAAAGAATACATATAACCCAAATTCTTACCACTTCCGCATCAAGTCTTGTGATCGGCGGAACTGCAGATGGTCCGCATACTACTTTGAATGATAGTTTGTATAACGTGAAACACCAACAGAAGTTGCCGACATCCTCTTCTACTACATCAAAGACTTCAGAGAATTACTCAAAAGCTGATCAGAAACACTCCGTCAGTAGGCATTCTGTTGTCAAAAACAATTGCGTGAATGCAAACTATTCTTCCAGTTCTTCTAGTAGTTTCACATTAAGTGGGGATTTGTCATCCTCTGATACTACGGATATGACTGTGTCTAGTGTTAGTCTTCGCCGACAACCCACTCAAGTGCCACTTACAACACCATCAGGTTCGAAGGTTGGCTTTGACGAA ATCATCAATATGTCTGCCACCGAGGCATCGGATGCTCTAGTAAAAGCCATGGAATTTGCACAAGCTAGACTAAAGATTGCAAAAAACTCGTTGGAGAAACGGCATCAAAATCCTCAGAAGAACAAGAAGTTAGGGCAATAG
- the LOC122001559 gene encoding uncharacterized protein LOC122001559 isoform X2: protein MEEPGSSGGGGSAVSHESLIGEGVTSASTAIAARLGDYAEVFGDLEGSCSIPFLDLPSAFDGLDDALSETLAYSEVFGPSYDESFAEREEASSSDPRGLAAFGYLVKGNWVRNWMALFFDLLGQARKTTEESTSSHQAMLDLKSSPLHIFMGII from the exons ATGGAGGAACCCGGGAGCTCCGGCGGCGGAGGCTCCGCCGTTTCGCACGAATCTCTCATCGGCGAAGGCGTGACGTCGGCGTCCACCGCCATTGCCGCTCGCCTAGGCGACTACGCCGAGGTATTCGGCGATCTCGAAGGTTCGTGCTCCATCCCCTTCCTCGACCTCCCATCCGCCTTCGACGGCCTCGACGACGCCCTTTCTGAAACCCTCGCCTATTCCGAGGTATTCGGCCCTTCGTACGACGAGTCGTTTGCTGAACGAGAAGAGGCCTCTTCTTCGGATCCAAG AGGATTAGCCGCTTTTGGTTACTTGGTGAAAGGGAATTGGGTGAGAAATTGGATGGCATTGTTCTTTGACCTTTTAGGGCAAGCGAG AAAAACCACAGAGGAATCAACTAGCAGCCATCAGGCAATGCTAGACTTAAAATCTTCTCCCCTTCACATTTTCATGGGAATCATATGA
- the LOC122001559 gene encoding uncharacterized protein LOC122001559 isoform X3, with amino-acid sequence MEEPGSSGGGGSAVSHESLIGEGVTSASTAIAARLGDYAEVFGDLEGSCSIPFLDLPSAFDGLDDALSETLAYSEVFGPSYDESFAEREEASSSDPRKTTEESTSSHQAMLDLKSSPLHIFMGII; translated from the exons ATGGAGGAACCCGGGAGCTCCGGCGGCGGAGGCTCCGCCGTTTCGCACGAATCTCTCATCGGCGAAGGCGTGACGTCGGCGTCCACCGCCATTGCCGCTCGCCTAGGCGACTACGCCGAGGTATTCGGCGATCTCGAAGGTTCGTGCTCCATCCCCTTCCTCGACCTCCCATCCGCCTTCGACGGCCTCGACGACGCCCTTTCTGAAACCCTCGCCTATTCCGAGGTATTCGGCCCTTCGTACGACGAGTCGTTTGCTGAACGAGAAGAGGCCTCTTCTTCGGATCCAAG AAAAACCACAGAGGAATCAACTAGCAGCCATCAGGCAATGCTAGACTTAAAATCTTCTCCCCTTCACATTTTCATGGGAATCATATGA